In Legionella sp. PATHC035, a genomic segment contains:
- a CDS encoding M20/M25/M40 family metallo-hydrolase has translation MRKLVCVFFFCFYQTANADNLTAVEKHIAQYITTNSQKQLSLLEQLVNRNSGTTHIEGVQRVGNMVRKQLDQLGFKTYWVNEPPALHRAGSLVAEHPGNTGKKLLLIGHLDTVFPENSPFQHFKQKGDVATGPGVIDDKGGVVVILYALKALQEAKALKNANITVILTGDEEDSGKPISISRKPLIDAAKKSDIALDFEWAITPDTATVARRGITHWTLEAHGNEAHSSEIFQKKAGYGAVFELARILNTMRTQLSRERFLSFSPCLVLGGTTMNNKNNVQGDAFGKGNVIAKIALANGDLRFITEDQKNDVEKRITDIVADHLPGTSASIKFQDGIPSMPPTAANEALLRQYSQVSEDLGQGMILPLDPGTRGAGDISHIASLVDGALAGLGPVGTGAHSAEESLNIPSLTTQTQRAALLLYRLSNKLK, from the coding sequence ATGAGAAAGCTTGTCTGTGTATTTTTTTTCTGCTTCTATCAAACGGCAAATGCAGATAACCTCACTGCAGTAGAAAAACATATCGCTCAGTACATTACTACCAACTCCCAAAAGCAACTTTCATTATTGGAACAATTAGTGAATAGAAACAGTGGGACTACCCACATTGAGGGGGTTCAGCGCGTAGGAAACATGGTACGTAAACAACTCGATCAACTTGGATTTAAGACGTATTGGGTTAATGAGCCACCTGCACTGCATCGCGCGGGCTCTTTGGTTGCTGAACACCCTGGAAATACAGGTAAAAAACTGCTTTTAATCGGACATCTTGATACGGTGTTTCCTGAAAATAGCCCGTTTCAACATTTTAAACAGAAAGGAGATGTTGCAACTGGACCAGGAGTTATTGATGACAAAGGTGGAGTAGTTGTCATCCTCTATGCCTTAAAAGCCCTGCAAGAAGCAAAAGCGCTCAAGAATGCAAATATCACGGTAATCTTAACCGGTGATGAAGAAGACTCCGGAAAACCCATCTCGATTTCTAGAAAACCTTTAATCGACGCTGCCAAAAAGTCCGATATTGCCCTAGATTTTGAATGGGCAATTACCCCAGATACTGCGACCGTTGCACGTAGAGGAATAACACACTGGACATTGGAAGCTCATGGCAATGAAGCACACTCGTCAGAAATTTTTCAAAAAAAAGCAGGTTATGGTGCTGTTTTTGAGTTAGCACGAATCTTAAATACGATGCGTACCCAGCTCAGTAGGGAACGCTTTTTATCATTCAGCCCCTGCCTTGTTTTGGGGGGCACCACCATGAACAATAAAAATAATGTGCAGGGGGACGCCTTTGGCAAAGGAAACGTGATCGCAAAAATTGCTTTAGCAAATGGCGACTTACGCTTTATCACTGAAGATCAAAAGAACGATGTAGAGAAAAGAATAACCGATATTGTTGCCGATCATCTGCCTGGAACTTCAGCCTCCATTAAGTTTCAAGATGGGATTCCCAGTATGCCGCCTACTGCTGCTAACGAAGCCTTATTAAGACAATACAGCCAAGTGAGTGAAGACTTAGGACAAGGGATGATACTTCCTCTTGATCCAGGAACACGAGGTGCAGGTGATATTTCACACATTGCATCCCTGGTGGATGGGGCATTAGCAGGTTTAGGTCCTGTAGGTACCGGAGCACATTCTGCCGAAGAAAGTCTAAACATCCCTTCTCTTACCACACAAACTCAACGCGCGGCTTTATTGCTTTATCGGTTAAGCAATAAATTAAAATGA